The stretch of DNA catgacctgtacgtcaaggctgagaaatgtctgttcttccaacgatccatctccttcctagggtaccgcttttcagcgtcaggggtagagatggagaatgaccgcatttcagccgtgtgtaattggccgactccaaccacggtaaaggaggtgcagcggtttttagggttgccaactactaccggagatttatccggggttttgtcaggtagcggctcccattacctcactgctgaagggaggaccggtgcgactgcagtggacagcttgggcggacagggcttttggtcacctgaaggctctgtttacctcggctccagttctggctcatcctgatccttccttagcattcatagttgaggtggacgcgtccgaggcgggGATAGGGGCTTGTCTGTCTCAGCGTTCGGGtagccaccaaagctccgcccctgtgcattctttcgaagaagctcagcccggcggagcgaaactatgattgtggggaccgggagttgctggctgttgtcatggctctgaaagcgtggagacactggcttgaggggctagacacccttttctcatttggactgaccaccgcaatctggagtacatccgggcagcgaggagaaatgaaccctcgccaggcaaggtgggccatgtttttcacccgttttgattTCACCCTTACCTacaaaccaggttcccagaacgttaaggcagatgcactgtcccggctgtatgatacagaggagaGGTCCAcagatcccactcccataattaCAGCCTctcgcctggtggcaccggtggtgtgggaggtggacgcggacatcgaacgGGCGTCCGTACAGAGTCCATTCCACATGACTGTCCAgggggcgtctgtacgttccgtttgatgtccgcgatcgtttgatctgttgggctcatacatcaccctcctctggtcatcctggtatcggtcggacggtgcggcTGCCttctgggaagtactggtggcccactttagctaaggacgtgcgggtttatgtttcctcctgttcagGTATGtgcacagtgcaaggcacctagacatctgcccagaggaaattacaaccccttcccgttccacagcgACCATGcgtcacacctatcggtggatttcgtgaGCGATCTTCCCTCCGTCGGCGGgtgtaacaccacgatcctggtcgttgtggatcggttttctaagtcctgccgtctccttcctttgacCGGTCTCCGCTACGGCTCACTACAAACTGCGGAGGCTCTGTTCACCCATGTATTCCGGCACTACGGtctgcctgaggatatagtttctgatcggggtccccaatttaCGTCTAGAGTCTGGGaggcgtttatggaacgcctggggatctcggtcagccttacctcaggtttcccACCCCGAGAGCaagggcaggtggagagagtaaaccaggatgtgggtaggtttctgagtcctattgccaggaccggcggGGAGTGGGCAGCTATTACatccctgggccgagatggcccaaaactccctccgccactcctctaccaacctatcaccttttcagtgtgtgctaggttaccagcggtcctggcaccatggcatcagagccagattgaggctcctgcggtggatgaatggtttcggcactcaGAGGAAGACTTGGAACGCTGCCCACGTACGGCTACAACATCCATCAGGAGACAAAAAGgcgagtgccgaccgccaccgcagtgggCCCCGCGTGTATGCCACCGGGGGATCGGgttctggctctcgacccgaaacctaccccttcacctgccctgccgggaaactgggtccgcggtttgtggggccatttaaagtcctgaggagattgAACGAAGTTTGTTATtaggttacaactcccccctgattaccgtattaaccctcgttccatgtgtctctcctcagcgccggtggtggctggtccgctccagcagtctgaggtgcgggaggttcctccgccccctcttgacatcgagggggcccGGGCGTATAGCGTAAGAGCCATCATGGATTCTAGGCGTCGCGGCGAGGGGCGCTTCAGTACCATTCGTGGAGTGGGAgcgggtacggtccggaggagagatgctgtggTAGCCGGTGGAGGACCTTCTAGATCCTTGCTATGTTACAAGAGttttcaccgtctccacccggatcCCCTGTGCACCTCGGCCCTccggtcgtcctcgaggccggtgtcgtcgcGCTGGCTGGATGCGCCGCGTTCAAGGGGGCGGCGTACTCGTCACGGACTTCGCGCTCGAAGTCGCGCCCCTCTCCTttttcgggtggtgttcggcgtgGCGTCACGTAcgcggctttctagtcaccaccgatcatcttttctgtttcgttttgttttagtctgtattatacacacctggtttcaattccctattATGTTGCGCGCTATTTAAACCCTCTGGCTTTcaatttctgttttgtccgtgattgttttgtTACTGTTTATGGTGTTTGTATTTTCTATATGTTTTGTAATTTATTCCGTGTGGTAATTTGCTAGATTTTGAGTAAACGTTTTGTGTTCGCTCACACTGGTGTCCTGCATTTGCACTCTGCTACTTCGCCGCACTACGAACCCTGGACAAGGGAgcccaatagggcggcgcacaattgcccagcgctttctctgcctctaaacagaaataaatgttttggcctttacaaatattattttggcctttattcagactacaatcgctcactttattttttttgaaaacaaaataacctccaaaatgtggatatattgaagcaacatctcaagacatcagtcaggaagttaaagcttggtcgcaaatgggtcttccaaatggacaatgatcccaagcaacttccaaagttgtggcaaaatggcttaaggcaacaaagtcaaggtattggagtggccatcacaaagccctgacctcaatcgcatagaaaaatgtgtgggcagaactgaaaaagcatgtgcgagcaaggaggcctacaaacctgactcagtacaccagctctgtcaggaggaatgggccaaaattcacccaacttattgtgggaagcttgtgaaggcttcCCGAAACTTTGATCAGAGTTAAacactttaaaggcaatgctaccaaaactaATTGAGTATgtgtaaacttgtgacccactggaatgtgatgaaagaaataaaagctgaaataaatcattctctctactgttattctgacatttcacattcttaaaataaagttggtgatcctaactgatttaAGACAggatgtttactaggattaaatgcaggaattgtgaaaaactgagtttaaatgtatttggttaaggtgtatgtaaacttccgaattaaCTGGACCTTTACCAACAGcttctgtttttgatatttgcTTTAagtcctattgcttctaacttcaatatgctctttaaataaataagacatacACCACTTTTAActgcacattactcaacactaggggactcatgtcgcctacggtaggcctacatgtatatcgaaaaatatggcgtgactctccgccaataattacatatagaggattggagatTCTAAACTAAAACCAAAAGCTGCCTCATTGGTCTCCCGCGTGCGGGCTGGCACGGTATCGAATCTCATCTGTAGGTTCGATACGTGCGTTCGATACGAAGACGTTTAACTGATTGGTACACTAACAGCATTTGTCTTATTtaacttaataataataaaaaaataatatatacagtaccagtcaaaagtttggaacacaCCTACTCTTCCAGGGTTCTTCTTGATTTTGACTATTTCTACATGATGAATaattgttaaaagtgaatttgtgtgAATTTCTTTCCATATTAATGCTTTgagccagttgtgttgtgacaaggtaggttggTATATGGAAGATAGCCCACTCTTTGGTAAAAGAgcaattccatattatggcaagacagctcaaataagaaagagAAACGAACAGttcaccattactttaagacatgaaggtcagtcaatacagaacatttcaagaactttgaaagtttcttcaagtgcagttgcaaaaaacatcaagcgctatgatgaaactggcttcatgaggaccgccacaggaaaggaagcccagagtttcctctgctgcagaggataagttcattagagttacagcctttgaaattgcaacccaaataaatgcttcacagagttcaagaaacagacacctctcaacatcaactgtttagtggaaactgtgtgaatcaggcttcatggtcaattgctgcaaagaaaccactattaaagacaccaataaaaaaaaagagacatgcttgggccaagaaagacgagcaatggacattaaccggtggaaatctgtcctttggtctaatgagtccaaatttttagatttttggttccaaccgctgtgtctttgtgagacacagagtaggtgaacggatatgTCCGCATGtgtgttcccaccgtgaatcatggaggaggaggtgtgatgttgagggggtgctttgctggtgacactctctgtgatttatttagaattcaaggcaccttaaccagcatggctaccacagcatttcgCAGCGACaaccatcccatctgttttggctttgggactataatttatttttcaacaggacaatgaccgacacacctccaggttgtgtagggctatttaccaagaaggagagtgatggagtgctgcatcagaagacctgcctccacaatcacctgactcaACCAATGTGTGAtgaactgtcatcaaggcaaagcgtgtattttgaagaatctaaaatctaaaatctattcaGATTTGTTTCAAACTGTTTTGGTTCccgcatgattccatgtgtgttatttcatagttttcaagtcttcactattatctacaatgtaacgaataaagaaaaaccttgaatgagtaggtatgccaaactgttgactggtacaatatataaattatatagtTATTTTAATTTATATGTATTCATTTGTTATCAAGCATGTATCCAGAATTTTTGATTATTCGCTTTGTTTTCTAGCTCTCCTGAAACTACACTGACCGTAATCCAAACCCTGCATACAATGGAGAGACAGTAACTCTGACGTGTTCAGTGGATGTCTGACAGTGGCTGAGCTACATACATGGTACAAAGACAACACTGAGAAAGTAGTGACTTGTGTCTGGCAGACACCACTACAACAGGAGCCACCTTCACCATCAGTAGAGCTGCTGAGTCGGAGCAGGGTCTCTACAGGTGTCAGGGAGAGATCCAGTCCAGATCCATATCATCAAATCATCAGTGATTCCTGTCCACTATCACTGTGATAGGTGAGtaagttgtgtggtgtgtgtgctgtgtgtgtgtgtctgtgtgtgtgtgtgtgtgtgtgtgtgtgtgtgtgtgtgtgtgatgtgtgtgtgtgtgtggtgtgtgttgtgtgtgtgtggacatcccTCGTAATATCGTCAGTAATCTGATGACCCATCGTGGAAGTCAGCGACTGGCATACTgtgttcacgttcctgacctgttttccttgttttgtatgtgtttagttggtcagcgGCGTGAGgcgggtgggcattctatgttatgtttcTCATGTTGGTtaaaatgtgttgcctgatatggttctcaataggGGCAGGtggtttgacgtttcctctgatgagaaccatattaggtaggcttactcactgtttgtttgtgggtgatttgtTCCTGTGTCATCGTGTattgtcgcaccacacgggactgtcgtTATGTTGCATAGTCTGTACCTGTGTCGTTCGTTCTTCGTGATTTATGTTAAGTTCTTATGTTTCAGGTTGGTCTACgtcgttgttattttgtaatcttaTTCAAGTGGTTCTTTCGTGTTTCGTCTGTCGTTTAATAAATCTTAATGTCTTCATACAAACTCTGCGTTTTTTGCGTCCGCATCCCTACTCCTTCTCCTcgaccgaggaggaggaagaatatgacacccgttacagaatcacccaccaaccaaggaccaagcggcGTAACagaaagcagcagcagcgattgcaggattcatggacatgggaggaaatattggacggtaaaggtccatgggcacaacctggagaatatcgccgcgctcgtgaagagctggaggcagctaaagccgagaggcggcggtatgaggaggcagcacggaagcaggagaaggatctgggctacactacgtgggaggagatcgacaggtgggcgatcgacccaaggagagtgcaggagcccgcctgggattctctggcgcagtgtgaggaaggataccggcgaatggaggcagcacgacgacgcggtaggaagcctgttagtcaagcccaaaaatgtcttgggggggataaagggtagtgtggcgaagtcaggtaggagacctgcgcccacttcccgaTCTTACCgcggagagcgagagtacgggcagacaccgtgttatgcggtagagcgcacggtgtctcctgtacgtgtgcatagcccggtgcgggttattccacctccccgcactggcagggctagattgagtattgagccggatgtcatgaagccgacccaacgcatctggcctccagtgcgtctcctcgggccggcatacatggcaccagccttacgcatggtgtccccggttcgcctacatagcccagtgcgggttattccacctccccgcactggtcgggctacggggagcatacaaccaggtaaggttgggcaggctcagtgcttaagggagccagtacgcctgcatggtccggtatatccggcgccacctccccgccccagcccagtaccaccagtgcttacaccacgcaccaggcttcctgtgcgtctccagagccctgttcctcctccacgcacgagccctatggtgcgtgtcttcagcccggtaccaccagttccggcaccaagcaccaagcctcctgtgcgtctccagagccctgttcctcctccacgcactagccctgaggtgcgtgtctccagcccagtgcctccagttccggtaccacgcaccaagcctcctgtgcgcctccagagtcctgtgcgtcctgttgctgctccccgcactagcctgaaggtgcgtgtccttagcccggtacctccagttccggcaccacgcaccaggcctacagtgcgcctcagccggccagagtctgccgtcWgcccagcggcgcctgaactgcccgtctgcccaacgccgtctgagctgtccgtctgccaagcgccgcctgaactgcccgtctgtcctgagccttcaaagcgcgCCCGTCCTTGCTCATTGAAGCCTTcacaagccgcccgtctgtactgagccgttcaaagccgcccgtctgtaacCTGAGCCTtcaaaagccgcccgtctgtcctgagccttcagagccgtctgcCTAGACAGGAAGCCCGCTAGAGCGTCcgcccagacaggagccgctagagccttcgccagacaggagccgctagagcctcgccagacaggagcagccaggagccttccgccagacaggagcagccagagccttccgccagacagggagcaagccagagccttccgccagccagccatgaggcagccagagcgcgccagccagccatgagcagccagagcgccagccagccatgagcagccagagccgccagccagccatgcagcagccagagccgccagccagccatgagcagccagagccgccagccatccatgagcagccagagccgtcagccaccatgagcagccagagccgctcagccagccatgagcagccagagccgtccaccagccatgagcagccaaggcagcctcagccagccatgacagccagagccgtcagccagccatgaagcaGCCAGCACCGTCCAGCCAAGCCATGAgcagcccctcagtccggagctgcccctcagtccgcgAGCTGCCCCTCATTCTTGCCTcacggtgttgcccctcattccggtgtttgccccttagtccggtgctgcccttaatccagtggggttaatttggagggtggccatttggaggagctACGGAAGCGgggtttgactatggtggggtggggacaacgTCGGAGCCgtagccgccaccgtggacagatgcccaccagaccctcccctagactttagtGTGTGCGCCGgattcgcaccttgaggggggattctgtcacgttcctgacctgttttccttgtttttgtattgttttagttggtcagggcgtgagttgggggtgggcattctatgttatgtgtttctatgttggttaaatgtgttgcctgatatggttctcaattagggcaggtgtttgacgtttcctctaattgagaaccatattatggtaggctgttctcactgtttgtttgtgggatgattgttcctgtgtctgtgtatgtcgcaccacacgggactgtttcgtttgtgctagtctgtacctgttcgttcgttcttcgtgtttatgttaAGTCTTATGTTCAGGTtggtctacgtcgtttgttattttgtaatctattcaagtgttcttcgtgtttcgtcttcgtttaataaatCTTAATGTCttcatacaacgctgcgttttggtccgatccctactccttctcctcgaccgaggaggaggaagaatatgTCACccgttacatactgtatgttcagaaATGACAACTTATGATATGGTCATGTTGTGATGAATGCTGatcaacattattttacattctaatgtgtgtgataatgtttattttctgtgWTGTGTCTGTGCAGAGAGACCTGTGGCTGTTCTGACCCTCCAACCCAACTGGCCCCAGATATTCAGTGGAGAGACTGTCACACTACGATGTGACATACAGGGGGGAGAAGAGATTGAGTATGCTTTTTATAACAGTGGGATGTCAGTCTACATGAATACAGAGCCTGAGTACAGAATCAGTCCTGCAAAGAAGGGTCTATATACCTGTGAAGGTCTTCAGAAAAGAAATGGCTTAAAACACTCCCAGACCAGTAATGCTATACAATTGACCGTGTTAGGTAAGTCTGTTTTTATGGGATTGCAAGAGACAGAATAGTGAGAAAAAGACATAAGGAATGAGGTCAAATAACAGACAGTGAGATCAATGatcaattatattttgattttagGGTAAGGTACTATACCATAATAACAAAATGGGTATTTTTTTATCTTAAATTATTTGAACATTTAACTAATTTAATCGTGTCATTATCCTTCATAACAGATCAACCCCAAGCTGTCCTGAGTGTCTCTCCTCAGTGGCTGAACCCTGGAGACTCAGTTACTCTGAGCTGTGGGGTTAAAGAGTCATCTACAGGCTGGAGGTTCTTCTGGAACCGAACTGTTCCCTACACAGCTGGGTTACTCTCCCTATCGTACACGTCCTACTCTGTAGATCCTCTATCTGGCAATGGGACTAGTGAAGACTCCTACACTCTGATCCCTGCTGGTCCAAGTCACACAGGAGAATATGTGTgtagagctgggagaggagacccAGTCTATGACACACTCTACAGTGAACCTCAGTTTCTCTGGTCAGGAGGTAACTAACTGCATTGAAACTGCATTTAATCACATTTAAGTCACCCTCATGTGCATATATAACCACTGTATATGTTTGACTCTGTCACTCTTTATTTCAGATCCGCAACCTTCAGTGTCTCTCAAAATAAGACCTAACAGAACTCAACACTTTACATCAACGTCTCTCTCACTAAGCTGTGAGGAGAAGAGGAACTCTACTGGATGGAGActgaagagatacagagagaaagcagTGGAGTCAGAGTGTGGCTCTAACTGGGGATCAATAGCAGGGTCCACATGTACCATCAGGTTCCCATACACATGGGACAGTGGAGTGTACTGGTGTGAGTCTGGATCAGGAGAGTACAGTAATGCTGTCAACATCACAGTGGACTGTAAGTCTATTCTAACCTTTTTTACATTACAATGTATGATAATGATGTTCAATTCTGTAACTGAATGGTTGCATCTCATTAATACAAGCTCATGTGAGTGATTACTCCAGATTTACAGTTTTATTGACATACTATGTTACACAGTTGGCCCTCTGATCCTGGAGAGCCCTGCCTATCCCATGACTGAGGGAGACTCTGTGACTCTGCGCTGTACAAATAGATATCAGGAAACAAACCTGAACCCCAGGGTTGATTTCTACAAAGATGGAGTTCTCATCAGGAATGAGACCAATGGAGAGATGACCATCCCTGCAGTATCCAAGTCAGATGAAGGCTTCTATAAGTGCAAATACCCTGACAAGGGAGAATCACAGAGAGCTGGATGACAGTGAGAGGTGagaagagttgtgtgtgtgtgtgtgtgtgtgtgtgtgtgtgtgtgtgtgtgtgtgtgtgtgtgtgtgtgtgtgtgtgtgtgtgatgtgtgtgtgttttgatggtAAAACATGTGTTTCGCTAGTCCCTCCAGGTTCTGTTGTCTCCATCTCTGTGCTGCCCAGGCTGCTGTGTGGTCTACTGGTCGTGTCTCCCTTTCTACTGGTGTCTATTGTGCTGATGATGAAATGTTGCAGGGCTCGAGGTGTCCACTTTATTTCAGTATACTCCTTCTTTATATCATGCTCTTATATCACTGCCTTGGCAGTAGCTAATGGgaatccctaataaatacaaatacaaaaatactgtTATCAAGTAATGTTGACTGAAATTGTTCATTTCAAATGTAAATAGGCAAAGGTGTAGCTATTTCTGTTAAATGTCTTCTATGGACACTTTTTACCATTAAAAATGGCAAACTAACCTTTCCTTTACTTCTGATGTTGTGCAGTTGAAAGAGCAGTTGAATCAGTTTAACTCCAATGCTAATCTCCGTCCATTATACTCCTATAGGCCTGTGTTCAACAGCCAAATCTCCTCAAGACGAGTTACCATCTGATGATGTCATCAAACAGACTGAATCATCCGTGTGATCGGTACAATATGAACTGTCAGCTGAAAAAACATGTTTACGATTTTGAAGTT from Salvelinus sp. IW2-2015 unplaced genomic scaffold, ASM291031v2 Un_scaffold1199, whole genome shotgun sequence encodes:
- the LOC112070017 gene encoding LOW QUALITY PROTEIN: uncharacterized protein (The sequence of the model RefSeq protein was modified relative to this genomic sequence to represent the inferred CDS: inserted 1 base in 1 codon), producing the protein MEHTLLCLLLFLSTHIYSGHSEDDDGKAKAVLTIYPTSSQIFSGESVTLRCNIQRGEVTDWKYTWSKDDVNSFSRENEYEISEVKMSDSADYRCLGTRITNQQKHSEWSAAVRLTVTDYGPMGERRSPGKSYPINPTHASPYSTVIPPSSGPSGIRLSLPGAYDGTAAGCQGFLLQLSYTWQLFIRPFRRERVGALISCLTGKALEWANAIWGGEVKPWMTMMTSLAASGRSLIIHLRGDGGRAFVPSQQGMRSAQDFALDFRTLAAGAGWNERALIDHYSVVYERTFVGSSQNVKADALSRLYDTEERSTDPTPIITASRLVAPVVWEVDADIERASVQSPFHMTVQGASVCAQCKAPRHLPRGNYNPFPFHSDHASHLSVDFVSDLPSVGGCNTTILVVVDRFSKSCRLLPLTGLRYGSLQTAEALFTHVFRHYGLPEDIVSDRGPQFTSRVWEAFMERLGISVSLTSGFPPREQGQVERRKTWNAAHVRLQHPSGDKKASADRHRSGPRVYATGGSGSGSRPETYPFTCPAGKLAPVVAGPLQQSEVREVPPPPLDIEGARAYSVRAIMDSRRRGEGRFSTIRGVGAGTVRRRDAVVAGGGPSRSLLCYKSFHRLHPDPLCTSALRSSSRPVSSRWLDAPRSRGRRTRHGLRARSRAPLLFRVVFGVASRMLINIILHSNVCDNVYFLXCVCAERPVAVLTLQPNWPQIFSGETVTLRCDIQGGEEIEYAFYNSGMSVYMNTEPEYRISPAKKGLYTCEGLQKRNGLKHSQTSNAIQLTVLDQPQAVLSVSPQWLNPGDSVTLSCGVKESSTGWRFFWNRTVPYTAGLLSLSYTSYSVDPLSGNGTSEDSYTLIPAGPSHTGEYVCRAGRGDPVYDTLYSEPQFLWSGDPQPSVSLKIRPNRTQHFTSTSLSLSCEEKRNSTGWRLKRYREKAVESECGSNWGSIAGSTCTIRFPYTWDSGVYWCESGSGEYSNAVNITVDFGPLILESPAYPMTEGDSVTLRCTNRYQETNLNPRVDFYKDGVLIRNETNGEMTIPAVSKSDEGFYKCKYPDKGESXESWMTVRVPPGSVVSISVLPRLLCGLLVVSPFLLVSIVLMMKCCRARGLCSTAKSPQDELPSDDVIKQTESSV